One Leptolyngbya sp. NIES-2104 genomic window carries:
- a CDS encoding ParA family protein, with protein sequence MQVRLTIESNTGGSGKTTLASHLAYALASKKLRVVLIELDPNGSLALFTGLPKLRPDEVEDSIACIFERQFKGNYPLVPVWESSTKLVQVIRGGSPLHTAIRGLHLHERPYEVLKDRLEDYPIDADVIIIDTPASVEPMGLIALAAATHFIAAIKPEFKDSWSSSDMLNWFYEKVDSLRLRPRPKILGFVPSRVDLQKAVHRNLLGLKADGSVNEKIDPVDTIPYQLEQLEIPCFPHIKESGFFLSASGTGLPVHLYRPDDKITKSFDPIIKEIVKILKTK encoded by the coding sequence ATGCAGGTTAGACTTACGATCGAAAGCAATACAGGCGGTTCTGGAAAAACGACATTAGCCAGCCATCTTGCTTATGCACTGGCAAGTAAGAAACTACGAGTCGTTTTAATCGAGCTTGATCCCAACGGTTCACTCGCCTTATTTACCGGATTACCGAAGTTACGACCCGATGAAGTAGAAGATTCGATCGCGTGCATTTTTGAGCGTCAATTTAAAGGCAATTATCCGCTCGTTCCGGTTTGGGAGTCCAGCACGAAATTGGTTCAGGTGATTCGAGGTGGCTCTCCTCTACATACTGCGATTCGAGGATTGCATCTGCATGAACGACCTTACGAGGTACTCAAAGATCGACTGGAAGACTACCCGATCGATGCCGATGTCATCATTATCGATACGCCAGCGTCGGTTGAGCCAATGGGACTGATTGCATTGGCAGCAGCAACTCACTTCATTGCTGCTATTAAGCCAGAGTTCAAAGACTCTTGGAGTTCAAGCGATATGCTGAACTGGTTTTACGAGAAAGTAGATTCGTTGCGTCTACGTCCTCGTCCCAAGATTTTAGGGTTTGTTCCATCGCGTGTTGATCTCCAGAAAGCGGTTCATCGTAACCTGTTGGGACTTAAAGCAGATGGCAGTGTGAATGAAAAAATTGATCCCGTTGATACGATCCCCTATCAGCTAGAACAGCTAGAAATCCCTTGCTTCCCACATATCAAAGAATCTGGTTTTTTCCTCAGTGCCAGCGGGACAGGACTTCCAGTTCATCTCTACCGCCCCGATGACAAAATCACGAAGTCTTTCGATCCAATCATCAAAGAAATTGTCAAAATCCTGAAAACAAAATAA
- a CDS encoding Uma2 family endonuclease: protein MSPSTEKVAASGTLRAREDKKQLYERIFKTQDYFIFDPFDPTSLQGWHLQTGRRGYQPLQPNAQNWLWCEALEL from the coding sequence TTGTCACCGAGTACCGAAAAAGTCGCAGCCTCCGGCACGCTCCGCGCCCGCGAGGACAAGAAGCAACTGTACGAACGAATCTTCAAAACTCAAGATTATTTTATTTTCGACCCATTCGACCCCACGTCCTTGCAAGGTTGGCACTTACAAACTGGGCGGCGCGGCTACCAACCGCTGCAACCGAATGCACAAAACTGGCTGTGGTGTGAAGCGTTAGAACTTTAG